From Ramlibacter tataouinensis, the proteins below share one genomic window:
- a CDS encoding response regulator, protein MACRAYIVEDSPTIRENLIETLQELAMVEPVGSAETESEGKEWLAQNDEHWDLAIIDLFLKEGSGLNILQACRTRRPTQRMVVLSNHATKDVRWRCSQLGADAVFDKSTEIDALIDYCMSPVKSEPETH, encoded by the coding sequence ATGGCCTGTCGTGCATACATCGTCGAAGATAGCCCGACGATACGGGAGAACCTCATCGAGACTCTGCAGGAGCTCGCCATGGTCGAGCCAGTGGGCAGCGCCGAGACCGAAAGTGAAGGCAAGGAGTGGCTGGCCCAGAACGACGAGCACTGGGACCTGGCGATCATCGACCTGTTCCTCAAGGAAGGCAGTGGCCTGAATATCCTGCAGGCCTGCCGCACCAGGCGTCCGACGCAGAGGATGGTGGTGCTGTCGAATCACGCGACCAAGGATGTGCGCTGGCGCTGCAGCCAGCTGGGCGCGGACGCGGTCTTCGACAAGTCGACCGAGATCGACGCCCTGATCGACTATTGCATGAGCCCGGTCA